A segment of the Bacteroidia bacterium genome:
GTCAAGCAGATCCAAACAGGCAAATTAGTTCAATAGAGAACTTCATCCAAGGTGGATACGATGCAATTATCGTTCACTGTTTTGATGCAGAGTCTGCTACATCAACAATTCAAAAAGCAAAAGACAAAGGGATAAAAGTTCTTGCTTATGATACCTATGTTGATATAGCTGATTGTTATTACGGTCTAGACAACTATGAAGTTGGTAGACAAATTGCTAAAAACGCCGCCACATGGATTAATTCAACTTTCCCAAACGGTGTTGTTGAAGTTGGTGTTGCTAACTACCCACTAAACCAAGTTTGTCTTGATAGAGCAGAGGGAATCTTGTCTGGAATGGCTGAGTTCGCTCCTAATGCTAAAATTGTTGCCCAAGCTCAAGCTGGTTACATGGACGAAGGCTTAGTCGTTGGTGAAAACTGGATTGTTGCTCATCCAAATATCAAAGCTTTTGTAGGAATTGACGATGCTGGTTTATTAGGTATTTATGAAGCTTACAAATCTGCTGGCAAACTAAGAGACGATATGGGAATGTTTGCAATTGACGCTCTTCCTGAAACTTTAAAAATTATTGACTCAGGTGGAATTTTCAGATCAACAATCTATTTAGATCTAAACGGAGTTGGTGAGCAAATGGTTCAAGCTTCTGTTGATATGGTCAGAGGTATTCCTGTTGAGAGA
Coding sequences within it:
- a CDS encoding sugar ABC transporter substrate-binding protein codes for the protein MKRALLVLAILLMVGAVVFAGGGKESAATKKDDGKIRIGFSIQDITNPSWSEMWIYMERKAKDLGVEITLSDCQADPNRQISSIENFIQGGYDAIIVHCFDAESATSTIQKAKDKGIKVLAYDTYVDIADCYYGLDNYEVGRQIAKNAATWINSTFPNGVVEVGVANYPLNQVCLDRAEGILSGMAEFAPNAKIVAQAQAGYMDEGLVVGENWIVAHPNIKAFVGIDDAGLLGIYEAYKSAGKLRDDMGMFAIDALPETLKIIDSGGIFRSTIYLDLNGVGEQMVQASVDMVRGIPVERMNYFIMVNLDETNVRDYM